Within Trachemys scripta elegans isolate TJP31775 chromosome 12, CAS_Tse_1.0, whole genome shotgun sequence, the genomic segment AACCCAGAGAAAAAGGAGAAGGCTAAGGGAGCCCCTAGTTGCCAGGGCCAGTTGATCTGCTGGCGATGTGGGTGGCCAGGACACAAAAGCCTAGATTGCCCAGAAAAGCAGTGTGGGCTAGTCGAATTCTGTGGCTGAACGAATGGTGGAGGGAGGAAGCGGGGGCGAGGACTGGCCACCATCCTcgtgagggtggggaggaagcgcCAGAGAgcacggccggctccaggcaccagcgcagcaagcaggtgcttggggcggccaaggggaaggggtggcacgtccggctctttggcggcaattcggcggcgggtcctctcggagggaaggacctgccatcgaagtgctgccgaagaagaaagcggtgcggtggagctgccgctgaagtgccatggcttttcctcccccctcccccctccgacgcttggggcggcaaaactcCTGGAGCCCGCTCTGCCAGAGAGGCTCAGTGGACACAACCTTGGCCTGCTCCCTCATTCAAAGGGGGCTAGTGAAGCCCCAGTGGTTGATCCCTGGAGCAAGAATGATGCTTAAGTGCATCCAGGGGGATTGGAGGCCCTACCTTGTGGTAGGGGGCTGGTTTGCCTGGCAACAGGTAGGGGTGGTAGAGGGGTGGCCGTACCCCATGACACTGGGGACAGATTGGGGCCCCTTCCCAAAGGGGAAAGGAGGCCGTTGCAGGGAATGCGCCGGCAGAAAAAGGGCTGAGACCCCCTTGAAGGGAAGGGAAGCCCCTATGCCCCTCGACCCAGGTCCCAACAGAGAAAATCCCTAGACAACAAAGCCAGAGTGAAGAAGagagggcaggagagggcagggggagaaggggccGGAGCAGGCCTCCCCAGGCGATTGCttaaggggggaggtgtgtggcAGGGCGCAGCTGGGGAAGCCTCAatcagagcctgccaccccagccccaatcagggggaatgggctggggctgggtaaaTAGCCTGGGTTTGCCTAATCACTGACcgcacctgccagcctcattaggGAGGAGCTataaggctgggagggaggcagtgaATGAAGAGGGGGTGGAGACCAGGCAGGTTGGCAGGCTGAGAGGGAGAGGTAGGAGCCTGTTACTCTGTTGCTGACCAGGCCTGTGTTAGGCCAAGCCACTGTAAACAGCAGGAAACTAGTGGTGGGAAACGGACACAAAGAAAGAGCACGGGTGTTGCACCAGCTGGGAGTGTCCCTGAGGCTGTAAGGAGCGGGGCCAACGGGCTGAGCACAGAGCGGTGCACCATGCACCCCGTTACACCTACTTGGAGTCTTGGCACTTGAATTGCTTTTTAGACCGTGAGGCCGTCAACTGGCATTTGGTTGCCCACATTGATTGTGTCCGTGCACTTAAGAGGGAGGACTGCGTCAAGGTTGCCATCTTcctgaaaaggttcagagaagggcaactaaaatgattaggggtttggaacgggtcccatatgaggagagattaaagaggctaggacttttcagcttggaaaagaggagcctaaggggggatatgatagaggtatataaaatcatgagtgatgtggagaaagtggataaggaaaagtgatttacttattcccataatacaagaactaggggtcaccaaatgaaattaataggcagcaggtttaaaacaaataccaggaagttcttcttcatgcagcgcacagtcaactcgtggaactccttacctgaggaggttgtgaaggctaggactataacagcgtttaaaagagaactggataaattcatgttggttaagtccactaatggctattagccaggatgggtaaggaatggtgtccctagcctctgtttgtcagaaggtggagatggatggcaggagagagatcacttgatcattgcctgttaggttcactccctctggggcacctggcattggccactgtcggcagacaggatactgggctggatgtacctttggtctgacccagtctggccgttcttatgttcctcccCTGCGCTAATAATGACAATACTTTATCCCTAGAGCTCAGACCACTTTACACAGGTGGCTTAAGTATCATCATCCTGATcgtagagatggggaaactggtaGCTCTTTTACTACTTGAAGTCCATTTCCCCCTGTCTATGGGATAGTTATGACACAGAGCCTACCACCGTGGAGGTAACCACTacaatagtacaaataataaataataacaatatttaAAGTTCCTTTAAtagaaaggatttaaaaatatatggagacACAAGTCTACACAAATGTTTTGTTAACCTTCAGAACTTCCTGCTGCAGGATATTTTAGCAGGAAATATATTGGTGAGATAGAAAAGAAGAATCCACCCATATATTTGGTTCTGTTGCTAGTGTCGTGGCTGTCTGGGGGcagctctaactcgcaagtgtagccaaaccccaaggagcagggaagcacttgaGGGAATTTTTGAGCATGAGacttttgattttgactttgcTGACAGTTATAGCTTTGCCTGAGCATAACACGGTTGCCCAAAGACATTGCATTGGGTACATTTGAGGAATCTAACGCTAAATATAGTGagaacagtgggccagattctgccctgacTTACACCCTCTGCAAATCCCTTGAACATCCGCAGTTGCACTACCTGTGGAATACAGTTAACAGGCTCTCAGTCCTTTTGTTTCAGGGCAGCACCAGTCAAGGTCTGGATGGATTTTCTTCCCATCTGCACCATTGCACAATATGCTAAGCACATGTTAGggacttcccccccaccctcttctGAAGCAGGTGCTGAGAACTGTTGAGTCTGGGCTGCCAGGATTGAGGGACTATTGGTTTATTGCATTAGAGAAAGTCCTAAGTTCCCATGTATCTGACCTATCTGAACCTTGGGTTCATAGCCCTCACCAGGTCCCATagacactgcagttttatagccccacagcccgagctcTGCAAGCCAAAGTCAGCTTatgtgggccagccacaggtgcttaattgcagtgtacataTACCCTTCTATACATATGCATGTACTTCACGTGACCATCATCCATTAATAGGACTACTCACCTGTTTCAAGTTAAGCATTTGCTTGGCTGAATGAAGGTCTCTATGTGCCACCTTTTCTGGGCTTTTCTTGTGGTTGGCAGCACATCTTTGCTATATTATAAGCAACAATGCAGCGTTATAGATCAGGTGACATGAAATTTACAGGGCAGTGATATTGGGATGAGTAGGATAAcactgccacaagtactcctgttctttttacagagtTTCTTATAAAAGTTGCTTCTAGTAGAAACGCCAGACACTTATCAATGTGATTTATTTCATCAAACACTTTAAAGTCTCTgtctttttaaacattaaaaaatgaaaagtaaaatctTGGCATtgataatacaaaaaatattttttctacaatCACCACAATATTTGTATATCGTCTTGTTTGGATAGTGTAACTTTCAGacgctttttaaaattttggtttcAATGTGAATCACGGTAGCAATTCAGGAAAGGAGAAATCTTGGGGGAAAACAGACTCCCGTCAGAAATCAAACTATATCCAAGACACATACGCACACAGACCGGGATgcaatttttttctcaaatgCACCATTTTATCTCATCATTAAAATCCATTTTTACAATGTATAACTGTATCTGGTAGCTCAACCTGCTCCATTATAACAATTCTGCACACAACATATAGATTAATAACTTAGTTACATCCATCTTTAAAAGGCTGGTCTCTTCCAGTAGCATTATAGCGTCAACCCTTTAAGAGACCCAGTTCTGTAATTGTACAGCAGGTGGCAATGCAAGACCATGAGAGGACAAGAATACACTTTATGAAAAGGTTGTCATTCTTTAATATTTCAGGATTTTCCCCCTAAACAAGACACAatcaagcaaaaaaacaacaaaccaaccCCGCAACTTTAAGTGATTGTGAGATTCATACAAGGAACATGAAAGATTTATGATTAGAATtgtgaaaaatgcaaaagaaacacatacatacatacacacatacatataattAAATAAACGAGAAGCCTAGTTAAACAGAAAGCATAAAGCTCGTCTGTTCCTCAGTCATACACTGAAAAGTTTGTAAGGTTGCCCCTGCAAAGCCATGAGAGGGAAGGGAATAGAGAGGCATGGTCCATCTTTTAAGCAGCTCTGCATTCCAGCatctttctgaaacttttccgAAAACTGTCATCCAAGAAAGCATACAAGAAAGGATTCAAGCATGAATTGGCATAGCTCAAACTGGTGATGAAGTAGGAGATACCTATGACCACAGAGGTCTGCGCTAAGTCAGTGGTCAAAGCCACGATGGTGGCCAGGTGGAAAGGGGTCCAGCAGAAGAGGCACACAGCCAGGACGATGAAGACCATAATGGTGACCTTCTTCTTGGCTTTGTCCAGGGCTTTAGCATTTGAATTCAAGTGCATGTTCCTCAGTTTATACAGCATCATGGTATAGAGAATGCAGATGGTGGATACAGGAATGGCAAAGCCAAGGATTAGAGTATAGATTCTGCTGGCCTTGAACCAAAACCTCTCAGGTTTGGGGAAATTTAGACCACAGCTCTTGATCTCCAGGCCATCTACGTAGACGTTGGCAAAGATGATGAAAGGGAGAACTATGATGGTGACCAGGGCCCAGATGCATAGACTGACAATTCTGGCTGCGCGGTAGGTACGATGGGGCATCCTTTTGGACCGGACAGTGGCCAGGACAACCAGGTACCTGTCTATGCTCATCACCGTGAGGAAATAGATGCTAGAGAAGATGTTGTAGTGGTCTATGGACAGGATGATCTTGCAGAGGATTTCTCCAAAGGGCCAGTAGTGCAAGAGATGCTCAGCAATGTTAATGGGAAGAACCAAAGTGAACAAGTCATCAGCTATAGCTAGGTTCAGGATGAACATGTTGGTCACTGTCTTCATCTTAGGGGCCTTGAGGATCACGTAGATGACAGCGGTATTGCCTGTGAGCCCCACTGCACAGATCACAGAGTAAATCACTGGGAGGACCACGTAGAAGTCAGGAGACTGTTCATGGAAGGTGAAGTTGGACCTCGTGCCATTGTCCAAGTACCTGCCATCGCTTGTATCATTGTAGGTGGTATTCACATAGCTTACCCTGAAATTATTTTCCATGCCTGCTTTCAGGGATAACGAACTGTATTCAGATTTCATTGCAGATCTTTACAGCTTGACAGGGAGAGCACCACACTGATGGTGAAAAGAGGCTCACATTTCAGCTGGACACTGGTTATTTTCCGAAGGGAGGTGGGAACCGTGGCAGGAATTGGATGTCTAGTTCCCTTGTAAAAGTTCAAAATTTTAACTCTGCAGTGGAAAAAAATGCCATTCAACCATCCCGCTGCTGGTGAAACCAAACGAGAGAgggaaataaaacacacaagagCTCTTCAGTCTTATGCACATCAATCTGAGTGGGAGCTTTGCGGTGCTAGAAAAGTCAGGCAGTTCCGGATGAATTGGCTGGAGCAAAGATCCCTCTTGGGTTAGTCGAAAGCAAAACACGGCAGACGGGGCAAGTTTTGTGCCCAGCAAACTATTTACAACAGGCTGAGGATTCATGGGAAGTTCTCTTGTCTTTACTTACACAGGCAGCCGCTTACTTTTCCACACCAGAGAGCGGGAGCattttagtttttagttactGTGTTCCTCCAGGTCAAGGGGCTTCCAGAATCTTTTCCCCACCAGCGAATTCACTGATAATGAGTCTGTTTTCTAGCCCAGTCCAGCTGGAGTCTGGTCATCGCATGCATCCCCATCACccctgcaaaaaggaaaaaaaaaaaaccaatgtgATTGAATGGGcatttttgaaaaggaaaagaacTCAAGTGCAACTAATTTTAGCCCCAGAGTCATTTAGGACCTTATTCAATAGCAAGAACATCCCTATGAAAAAGAGCAGTCTTATAATATGTGACACTAAGCACACACCGAGATGCATGAAACTTCTAGTCCCAAAAGTTCAATATTTATacagacaaaagaaaaagaagcaccTGCCAACAAACGAGCCGCGTATAGTCATAGCAGGAACAGTTCCTTCTATTTACATCTTTCTATCTGGTGCTTTCTCTGTTGCTATGATTTGTCCTAGGCACTTTCAAAAATTCCTCTGCAGAGAAACAAAACCACGAAGAGCAAAGGTTCCCCAACTAGTCtgcaggctttaaaaaaaaaaaaaaagtgtcagacACCAGCTGCGTTTTGCCAGGACAAAAACATCATAAAAGACCTGCCCAAGCTAGAATCTTTAACATACAAAGCTAAAGCTGTATGTTCCTCTTACCTGCAGAAGACAGGGGATCTTGCTGTTTTCTCCAGCACTTGCTGCCTTCCACTGTTGAGTCTCTTCTCTCTTTAATCTGAGTTGGAGGAGGGTCTCTAAGCTATGCTGACGTTACCAGTCCTTGCAATCAGATCTATTTGGTGGTGGTGTTCGATCAATAAAATTTATCAcattgggaaaaaaatggtgATATCCACACTGGGCTATTTAAATAACAAGCAGCCTTGATgctgcaaaaaacaacaacaaaaagaacaaCAAGCAACAACCCCACAGATGATACAACAGGGCACTTCTTTTTAGGAAGGaaggggatgttgaaatgcaCAAGCAGCACCAGAGCTGTCAGGCTGCGACTGTTAGACTGTGGGAGATTTTAACTGTCTCACTCGGAAGCAGTCGCTTGGTGGTTCTCACTGGGGTAAGGCGTCCAGATGTGAGGGCAATAGACACATTACAGATCTCTCAGTGAGGCGCTCTGCCCGATGGTCAGCGGCtataaattgacttcagtggatctcaGCTGATTTACATCACCTAGGGATCTGGCCTTGGCACGGAAACACAGCGAAATCCTTCATCAGAGAGAGGTGCAAGCCAATGCAAAACGAAGGAGGGTCCCTTCTGGGTGTAGAATGCAGCATAACTGCCCCTCAATGTAAAAATATGCGATCCCTTTACTTGGCGCCAGCTCCAATCAGCCCctggggggactggctggctcgggggcTGGGACACGGGGCCGTTCCCCTCCAGGGGGCGCCAGCTCCCATCGGCCCCGGgacgggggggggacggggactggctggctcggggCTGGGACACGGGGCCGTTCCCCTCCAGGGGGTGCCAGCTCCCATCGGCCCCGGGCCAGGTGGGGGACAGGGACTGACTGGCACGGGGCTGGGACATGGGCCATTCCCCTCCAGGGGGCGCCAGCTGTGTTAAAAGCAATGACTCATTCTCCGTCAGTTGATTTTATTCTGGTGTAACACCATTGATGTGCATGGCATTGCCTCTGATTGACACCGCTGTGCGTGAAAAAGGTCTCTAGTCTATTAAAAATGGACCAGCCAGACCCAAATTGCCTGCCCTTTTTTCTGATGCCAGTTCAAAAAGTATTTTAATCACCCGTCAAAATATCATTTGATTCTCTGAGGCCAGGTGTGTGCTAACACCTGTGGGCAGTGGGATGATGCCACCACTTCTTGCAGACTTGGGCTCAGACCAATGTCGTGCATGTTTACATGAGCCAGGAATCGCCCCCACGTATCAGAGAGCAGGTTTAACCCCAGTCGGGCAGCTGTTTTTGTGCATGTTTCTTAAATTTGTACTTTCCTGACGTGACAAAGTTCGAGTTCATTCCAGTAACTGAGCACAAATGGAGTCACGAATGTGCATTGCAATGTTATACTGTAGACATGAAGGTAACGCCCTGAGGCCATCAGGGGTAATTGTCTTTCTGG encodes:
- the NPBWR2 gene encoding neuropeptides B/W receptor type 2 codes for the protein MKSEYSSLSLKAGMENNFRVSYVNTTYNDTSDGRYLDNGTRSNFTFHEQSPDFYVVLPVIYSVICAVGLTGNTAVIYVILKAPKMKTVTNMFILNLAIADDLFTLVLPINIAEHLLHYWPFGEILCKIILSIDHYNIFSSIYFLTVMSIDRYLVVLATVRSKRMPHRTYRAARIVSLCIWALVTIIVLPFIIFANVYVDGLEIKSCGLNFPKPERFWFKASRIYTLILGFAIPVSTICILYTMMLYKLRNMHLNSNAKALDKAKKKVTIMVFIVLAVCLFCWTPFHLATIVALTTDLAQTSVVIGISYFITSLSYANSCLNPFLYAFLDDSFRKSFRKMLECRAA